One Cololabis saira isolate AMF1-May2022 chromosome 18, fColSai1.1, whole genome shotgun sequence genomic region harbors:
- the LOC133464401 gene encoding gap junction Cx32.2 protein-like isoform X1 — protein MGEWGFLSQLLDQVQSHSTMFGKVWMSVLFLFRIFILLAAVENVWGGEQGDMFCNTLSVGCRNTCYDQSFPLSHTRFWILQILTVSVPTLLYLGHVLLVLRRENKLRRRLQQSFPGVEKLGGVEKLGGSEKVEKLPRYSDERGKVQLEGELLVSYLVQLLVKVLLELGFMVGQYYLYQFLLMPSRLVCSQYPCRNAVDCFISRPTEKTVFIIFMLVMALLSVVLSLLEMLHLLALRLRRRRRRKSGSKGLQLGRLNPLVRGGGRFLGGRFLRGRFLRDQFLGGRFLGEGDVLLTAALITKSSFHKRQLRLIGPL, from the exons ATGGGGGAGTGGGGGTTCCTGTCGCAGctcctggaccaggtccagtcCCACTCCACCATGTTCGGGAAGGTGTGGATGAGcgtcctgttcctgttccggaTCTTCATCCTGTTGGCGGCGGTGGAGAACGTGTGGGGCGGGGAGCAGGGCGACATGTTCTGCAACACCCTGAGCGTGGGCTGCAGGAACACCTGCTACGACCAGTCCTTCCCGCTGTCCCACACCAGGTTCTGGATCCTGCAGATCCTCACCGTGTCCGTTCCCACCCTCCTCTACCTGGGCCACGTCCTGCTGGTGCTGCGCCGCGAGAACAAGCTGAGGAGGCGCCTGCAGCAGAG TTTCCCAGGCGTGGAGAAGCTGGGCGGCGTGGAGAAGCTGGGCGGCTCGGAGAAAGTGGAGAAGCTGCCGCGGTACTCGGACGAGCGCGGGAAG gTGCAGCTGGAGGGGGAGCTGCTGGTCAGCTACCTGGTGCAGCTGCTGGTGAAGGTCCTGCTGGAGCTGGGCTTCATGGTGGGCCAGTACTACCTGTACCAGTTCCTGCTGATGCCCAGCAGGCTGGTCTGCTCCCAGTACCCCTGCAGGAACGCCGTGGACTGCTTCATCAGCCGGCCCACCGAGAAGACcgtcttcatcatcttcatgctGGTCATGGCCCTGCTGTCGGTGGTCCTCAGCCTCCTGGAGATGTTGCACCTGCTGGCCCTCcggctgaggaggaggaggaggaggaagagcggCTCCAAAGGTCTCCAGCTCGGCCGTCTGAACCCcctggtgaggggggggggtcggttcCTCGGGGGTCGGTTCCTCAGGGGTCGGTTCCTCAGGGATCAGTTCCTCGGGGGTCGGTTCCTCGGGGAGGGTGACGTTTTGCTGACCGCTGCGCTAATCACTAAATCAAGTTTCCACAAGCGTCAACTCCGTCTGATTGGTCCCCTTTAG
- the LOC133464546 gene encoding gap junction Cx32.2 protein-like, with translation MSLCCGWTAEFWSTEFWTIEFWTAEFWTTEFWTNEFWTAETTVVAMGDWSYLSSLLDKVQSHSTVVGKIWMSVLFLFRIFVLGAAADQVWGDEASAFTCDVHEPGCELACHDWRFPMSFVNFWVLQIVSVTSPTLVYLGYAVHVVHGEKKRTGAGLKSRYTDERGKVQIKGVLFCAYMAQLVSKILLEVGFSVGQFFVFGGFWLSWRFHCQTIPPCPEYSGALCFVSRPTEKTVFIVFMLAVSGVSVLLNMVEIVYLVHRQRRTSRKQQQVLHRPARAPEPDWGSNSPPYGGFEVLPVHREDAAGLDKEKKT, from the exons ATGAGTCTCTGCTGTGGCTGGACCGCCGAGTTCTGGAGCACCGAGTTCTGGACCATCGAGTTCTGGACCGCTGAGTTCTGGACCACCGAGTTCTGGACCAACGAGTTCTGGACTG caGAAACAACGGTTGTTGCCATGGGCGACTGGTCCTACCTGTCCTCTCTGCTGGACAAAGTCCAGTCCCACTCCACAGTGGTGGGAAAGATCTGGATGAGCGTCCTGTTCCTCTTCCGGATCTTCGTCCTGGGGGCGGCGGCCGACCAGGTCTGGGGGGACGAGGCGTCGGCCTTCACCTGCGACGTCCACGAACCCGGGTGCGAGCTGGCCTGCCACGACTGGAGGTTCCCCATGTCCTTCGTGAACTTCTGGGTCCTGCAGATCGTGTCCGTGACCTCCCCCACCTTGGTCTACCTGGGCTACGCCGTCCACGTGGTCCACGGGGAGAAGAAGAGGACGGGGGCGGGGCTGAAGTCCAGGTACACCGATGAGCGCGGGAAGGTCCAGATCAAGGGGGTGCTCTTCTGTGCCTACATGGCCCAGCTGGTCTCTAAAATCCTGCTGGAGGTCGGCTTCAGCGTGGGACAGTTCTTTGTCTTCGGGGGCTTTTGGCTGAGCTGGAGGTTCCACTGCCAGACCATCCCCCCCTGTCCGGAATATTCCGGCGCCTTGTGCTTCGTGTCCCGCCCCACCGAGAAGACGGTCTTCATCGTCTTCATGCTGGCGGTTTCTGGCGTCTCGGTGCTGCTAAACATGGTGGAGATCGTCTACCTGGTCCACCGCCAGAGGAGAACCTCCAGGAAACAGCAGCAGGTCCTGCACCGGCCGGCCCGGGCCCCCGAGCCGGACTGGGGGTCCAACAGCCCCCCTTACGGGGGATTTGAGGTCCTACCTGTGCACCGCGAGGACGCAGCGGGACTCGACAAGGAGAAGAAGAcctga
- the LOC133464401 gene encoding gap junction gamma-2 protein-like isoform X2, translated as MGEWGFLSQLLDQVQSHSTMFGKVWMSVLFLFRIFILLAAVENVWGGEQGDMFCNTLSVGCRNTCYDQSFPLSHTRFWILQILTVSVPTLLYLGHVLLVLRRENKLRRRLQQSFPGVEKLGGVEKLGGSEKVEKLPRYSDERGKVDEKREGAAGGGAAGQLPGAAAGEGPAGAGLHGGPVLPVPVPADAQQAGLLPVPLQERRGLLHQPAHREDRLHHLHAGHGPAVGGPQPPGDVAPAGPPAEEEEEEEERLQRSPARPSEPPGEGGGSVPRGSVPQGSVPQGSVPRGSVPRGG; from the exons ATGGGGGAGTGGGGGTTCCTGTCGCAGctcctggaccaggtccagtcCCACTCCACCATGTTCGGGAAGGTGTGGATGAGcgtcctgttcctgttccggaTCTTCATCCTGTTGGCGGCGGTGGAGAACGTGTGGGGCGGGGAGCAGGGCGACATGTTCTGCAACACCCTGAGCGTGGGCTGCAGGAACACCTGCTACGACCAGTCCTTCCCGCTGTCCCACACCAGGTTCTGGATCCTGCAGATCCTCACCGTGTCCGTTCCCACCCTCCTCTACCTGGGCCACGTCCTGCTGGTGCTGCGCCGCGAGAACAAGCTGAGGAGGCGCCTGCAGCAGAG TTTCCCAGGCGTGGAGAAGCTGGGCGGCGTGGAGAAGCTGGGCGGCTCGGAGAAAGTGGAGAAGCTGCCGCGGTACTCGGACGAGCGCGGGAAGGTAGATGAAAAAAGGGAAG gTGCAGCTGGAGGGGGAGCTGCTGGTCAGCTACCTGGTGCAGCTGCTGGTGAAGGTCCTGCTGGAGCTGGGCTTCATGGTGGGCCAGTACTACCTGTACCAGTTCCTGCTGATGCCCAGCAGGCTGGTCTGCTCCCAGTACCCCTGCAGGAACGCCGTGGACTGCTTCATCAGCCGGCCCACCGAGAAGACcgtcttcatcatcttcatgctGGTCATGGCCCTGCTGTCGGTGGTCCTCAGCCTCCTGGAGATGTTGCACCTGCTGGCCCTCcggctgaggaggaggaggaggaggaagagcggCTCCAAAGGTCTCCAGCTCGGCCGTCTGAACCCcctggtgaggggggggggtcggttcCTCGGGGGTCGGTTCCTCAGGGGTCGGTTCCTCAGGGATCAGTTCCTCGGGGGTCGGTTCCTCGGGGAGGGTGA